The following coding sequences lie in one Klebsiella huaxiensis genomic window:
- the yhfZ gene encoding GntR family transcriptional regulator YhfZ, translating to MRRTFIKKEGMALTTLARYLLGEQCGNRLKTIDELAGECGSSVGLTQAALKTLESSGAIRIERRGRNGSYLVEMDNKALLAHIDITNVVCAMPLPYTRLYEGLASGLKAQFEGIPFYYAHMRGADIRVECLLNGVYDMAVVSRLAAESYLTQSGLRMVMALGPHTYVGEHQLICRKGEIASVRRIGLDNRSPDQKIMTEIYFAGRDVERVYLSYHESLSRIAKGEIDAVIWNVAAGDELTMLGLEAKPLSGDPRFLLATEAVVLARSDDYPIQHLLRAVVDKQALLAHQQRVVSGEQEPSY from the coding sequence ATGCGTCGGACATTCATTAAAAAAGAGGGCATGGCACTAACGACCCTGGCTCGTTATTTGCTGGGCGAGCAGTGCGGTAATCGCCTGAAAACGATTGATGAGTTAGCGGGTGAATGCGGCTCTTCCGTTGGGCTGACTCAGGCGGCGCTAAAAACGCTGGAGTCTTCCGGGGCCATTCGTATTGAACGCCGCGGGCGCAACGGAAGTTACCTGGTTGAGATGGATAACAAGGCCCTATTGGCGCATATCGATATCACCAACGTCGTTTGCGCAATGCCTCTGCCCTATACGCGATTGTATGAGGGACTGGCGAGTGGACTGAAAGCGCAGTTTGAAGGTATTCCTTTTTACTATGCGCATATGCGCGGCGCGGACATTCGTGTGGAGTGCTTACTTAACGGCGTTTACGACATGGCGGTGGTTTCGCGCCTCGCGGCAGAAAGTTATTTAACGCAGAGCGGGCTGCGGATGGTAATGGCCCTTGGGCCGCATACCTATGTCGGTGAGCACCAGCTGATTTGCCGGAAAGGTGAAATTGCCAGCGTTCGGCGGATTGGTCTGGATAACCGCTCGCCGGACCAGAAAATCATGACCGAAATTTATTTTGCCGGTCGCGATGTGGAGCGTGTTTATCTCTCTTATCACGAGAGTCTGAGCCGCATTGCAAAGGGTGAGATTGATGCTGTTATCTGGAACGTCGCTGCAGGTGATGAGCTGACGATGCTGGGGCTGGAAGCCAAGCCGCTAAGTGGCGACCCGCGTTTTTTGCTGGCGACGGAGGCGGTGGTGCTGGCAAGGAGCGATGACTACCCGATTCAGCATCTGCTGCGTGCGGTTGTAGATAAACAGGCGCTATTAGCTCATCAACAACGGGTGGTGAGTGGAGAGCAAGAGCCAAGCTATTAA
- the rpe gene encoding ribulose-phosphate 3-epimerase — protein MKQYLIAPSILSADFARLGEDTANVLAAGADVVHFDVMDNHYVPNLTIGPMVLKSLRNYGITAPIDVHLMVKPVDRIIPDFAAAGASIITFHPEASEHVDRTLQLIKENGCKAGLVFNPATSLSYLDYVMDKLDVILLMSVNPGFGGQSFIPHTLDKLREVRRRIDESGYDIRLEVDGGVKVNNIAEIAAAGADMFVAGSAIFDQPDYKKVVDQMRSELAKVSHG, from the coding sequence ATGAAGCAGTATTTGATTGCCCCTTCGATTCTGTCGGCTGATTTTGCCCGTTTGGGTGAAGATACCGCCAACGTGTTGGCCGCAGGTGCAGATGTTGTGCACTTTGACGTAATGGACAACCACTATGTGCCGAATCTGACCATCGGTCCAATGGTACTGAAATCGCTGCGAAATTACGGTATCACCGCGCCGATTGATGTGCATTTGATGGTCAAGCCTGTTGACCGCATCATCCCTGATTTTGCTGCTGCGGGCGCTAGCATCATTACTTTCCACCCGGAAGCTTCTGAGCACGTCGATCGTACTTTACAACTCATCAAAGAGAATGGCTGTAAAGCTGGACTGGTGTTTAACCCTGCCACGTCCCTGAGCTATCTCGATTACGTAATGGATAAACTGGACGTCATTCTGCTGATGTCGGTGAACCCAGGCTTTGGCGGCCAGTCTTTTATACCGCACACCCTTGATAAACTGCGTGAAGTCCGTCGTCGCATTGATGAATCTGGCTACGATATTCGTCTTGAAGTTGATGGCGGCGTGAAAGTGAACAATATTGCTGAGATTGCCGCGGCCGGTGCGGATATGTTTGTTGCCGGGTCGGCGATTTTCGATCAGCCGGACTATAAAAAAGTGGTTGATCAAATGCGCAGCGAATTAGCGAAGGTTAGCCATGGATAA
- a CDS encoding phosphopentomutase, whose protein sequence is MARFVVLVIDSFGVGAMADVPEVRPQDIGANTCGHILQRFPALRLPTLEKLGLINALGFAPGVMQPSEDAVWGTAELEHEGGDTFMGHQEILGTKPRTPLRMPFNDVIDKVEAALLAAGHQTERHGKGPFWLLVDGAVAVGDNLEADLGQVYNITGNLSEKSFAEVKAIGRTVREQASVGRVIAFGGITSTQNIFDAVEEKEGGYIGINAPRSGAYKQGFQVVHMGYGVDEQVQVPAQLFAVDVPTVLVGKVADIVSNPHGISWENLVDSQQIMEITRAEFNRRETAFICTNIQETDLAGHAEDVERYVDRLELVDEQLALLMADMRPDDCLVVMADHGNDPTIGHSKHTREKVPLLVWSPGQSSAQLGTRRTLSDVGATVCDFFGAHAPENGHSFLSLLLPARNTQ, encoded by the coding sequence ATGGCGCGATTTGTGGTGTTGGTGATAGACAGCTTTGGCGTCGGCGCAATGGCCGATGTTCCCGAAGTGAGGCCGCAGGATATCGGTGCGAATACCTGTGGACATATCTTGCAGCGTTTTCCCGCGCTGCGTCTGCCGACGCTGGAAAAACTGGGCCTGATAAACGCCCTCGGTTTTGCCCCAGGTGTGATGCAGCCTTCTGAAGATGCCGTATGGGGAACCGCAGAACTTGAGCATGAGGGTGGCGATACCTTTATGGGACATCAGGAGATTTTAGGGACTAAACCCCGGACTCCACTACGGATGCCGTTTAATGATGTCATCGATAAAGTTGAAGCCGCGCTGCTTGCCGCCGGACATCAAACAGAGCGCCACGGCAAAGGTCCGTTTTGGCTATTGGTGGACGGTGCGGTGGCGGTTGGCGATAACCTCGAAGCCGATTTGGGGCAGGTTTACAACATTACCGGCAACCTGAGTGAAAAAAGCTTTGCTGAGGTGAAGGCCATCGGCCGGACGGTACGTGAACAGGCCTCAGTGGGACGCGTTATTGCCTTTGGCGGTATCACCAGTACGCAGAACATCTTTGATGCTGTGGAAGAAAAAGAGGGCGGCTATATCGGCATCAACGCGCCGCGCTCGGGAGCCTATAAGCAGGGATTTCAGGTTGTGCATATGGGCTACGGCGTCGATGAACAGGTGCAGGTTCCTGCCCAGCTGTTTGCGGTTGACGTACCGACGGTACTCGTTGGCAAGGTCGCTGATATCGTTAGCAATCCCCATGGCATCAGCTGGGAAAATCTGGTCGATAGCCAGCAGATTATGGAGATCACCCGGGCGGAGTTTAACCGCCGGGAGACGGCATTTATCTGCACCAATATCCAGGAAACCGATCTGGCGGGTCATGCTGAAGATGTGGAGCGCTATGTCGACAGGCTGGAACTGGTCGATGAGCAGCTAGCCCTGCTGATGGCGGATATGCGCCCGGATGATTGCCTGGTGGTGATGGCCGACCACGGTAACGATCCGACGATAGGCCATAGCAAACATACGCGTGAGAAGGTGCCTCTGCTGGTGTGGTCACCAGGACAATCCTCTGCGCAGCTCGGGACCCGGCGCACCTTGTCGGATGTCGGGGCCACCGTTTGCGACTTTTTCGGTGCACATGCCCCGGAGAATGGACACTCTTTCCTTTCGCTTTTACTGCCCGCAAGGAATACACAATGA
- a CDS encoding PRD domain-containing protein: protein MENRLNLLCEAGIIDQDICHGMMQVVHQLDEKWHLPVFSEQGEIAITHMANALMRSRRGEVIEPLDEEFMAEITSSAHWDEIHQLHQALLQEFDVTLHANETGYLLANWYGLWGAAQQAV, encoded by the coding sequence ATGGAAAACAGGCTCAACTTGCTGTGTGAGGCAGGGATTATCGACCAGGATATTTGTCACGGAATGATGCAGGTCGTCCACCAACTGGACGAGAAGTGGCATCTTCCCGTCTTTAGCGAGCAGGGGGAAATCGCAATTACTCATATGGCAAATGCGCTGATGCGCAGCCGCCGCGGTGAGGTTATTGAGCCGTTGGATGAGGAGTTTATGGCGGAGATAACCAGTTCGGCGCATTGGGATGAGATTCATCAATTGCATCAGGCGCTGTTACAGGAATTTGACGTCACTCTACATGCTAATGAAACAGGCTATTTGCTGGCTAACTGGTATGGGTTGTGGGGAGCGGCGCAGCAGGCCGTGTGA
- a CDS encoding YhfT family protein, with product MALYIQLIVVACLTGMTSLLAHRSAAVFHDGIRPILPQLIEGNMHRREAGSIAFGLSIGFVASVGISFTLKTGLLNAWLLFLPTDILGVLAANSLLAFGLGAVWGILILTCLLPVNHLLTALPVDVLGSLGELSSPVVSAFALFPLVAIFYQFGWKSSLLAAVVVLITRVLIVRYFPHLNPESIEIFVGMVMLLGIAITQDLRNRGSEDHDASGMSVFEERTSRIIKNLPYIAIVGALIAAVASMKIFAGSEVSIFTLEKAYSAGVTPEQSQTLIHQAALAEFMRGLGFVPMIATTALATGVYAVAGFTFVYAVGYLVPNPWIAALLGALVISAEVLLLRSIGKWLGRYPSVRNASDNIRNAMNMLMEMALLVGSIFASIKMAGYTGFSITAAIYFLNESLGRPVQKMAAPVVAVMITGIVLNILFWLGLFIPA from the coding sequence ATGGCGCTTTATATTCAACTCATTGTGGTGGCTTGTCTGACGGGGATGACGTCGTTACTGGCGCACCGGTCAGCTGCGGTTTTTCATGATGGTATTCGCCCGATCCTTCCGCAGTTGATTGAAGGCAACATGCATCGTCGGGAAGCGGGAAGTATCGCATTTGGTTTAAGTATTGGCTTTGTCGCCTCGGTTGGGATCTCGTTCACGTTGAAAACCGGGCTGCTGAATGCCTGGCTGCTGTTTCTGCCTACGGACATCCTTGGTGTACTGGCAGCGAATAGTCTTTTGGCTTTCGGCCTGGGGGCGGTTTGGGGGATTCTGATCCTTACCTGCCTGCTGCCGGTTAATCATCTGCTGACGGCGCTACCGGTTGATGTATTGGGGTCGCTGGGCGAATTGAGTTCGCCGGTAGTATCCGCTTTTGCACTGTTCCCATTGGTGGCCATTTTCTACCAGTTCGGTTGGAAAAGCAGCCTGCTGGCGGCTGTTGTTGTTCTGATTACGCGCGTACTGATCGTCCGCTACTTCCCGCATCTCAACCCTGAGTCGATTGAGATTTTCGTTGGTATGGTGATGCTGTTGGGGATTGCGATTACTCAGGATCTGCGCAATCGCGGCAGCGAGGATCACGACGCCAGCGGGATGTCGGTGTTTGAAGAGCGCACGTCGCGGATTATCAAAAACCTGCCGTATATCGCTATTGTGGGCGCACTGATCGCGGCGGTCGCCAGCATGAAAATTTTTGCCGGTAGCGAAGTGTCCATCTTTACTCTGGAAAAAGCGTATTCGGCGGGCGTGACGCCGGAGCAGTCGCAAACGCTGATTCATCAGGCGGCGCTGGCAGAGTTTATGCGTGGTTTGGGCTTCGTACCGATGATCGCCACCACCGCGCTGGCTACCGGGGTTTATGCGGTTGCCGGTTTTACCTTCGTTTATGCGGTGGGTTATCTGGTGCCGAATCCGTGGATTGCCGCGCTGCTGGGCGCTCTGGTGATTTCGGCGGAAGTGCTGCTGCTGCGCTCAATCGGTAAGTGGTTGGGACGCTATCCATCAGTGCGCAATGCGTCAGATAACATCCGTAATGCGATGAACATGCTGATGGAGATGGCGCTGCTGGTTGGCTCTATTTTTGCCTCCATCAAAATGGCTGGGTATACCGGTTTCTCAATTACCGCTGCGATCTACTTCCTCAATGAGTCGTTGGGACGTCCGGTTCAAAAAATGGCCGCGCCGGTTGTGGCAGTCATGATTACCGGTATCGTGCTGAATATTCTGTTCTGGCTCGGATTATTTATTCCGGCATAA
- a CDS encoding aminotransferase class I/II-fold pyridoxal phosphate-dependent enzyme, producing the protein MRTFPLESLSLVEAQHKQFALVDAICRHFPGADFLRGGDFGLASGLNQPRVTQRVEAVLADVFHAEAAVLVQGAGTGAIRAAIAALVKPGGTLLIHDAPVYPTTSVIIEQMGLKPIRVDFNDLAALSETVAQHRPDAALVQHTRQCPEDSYQLAEVLSVLNEQHVPTLTDDNYAVMKVANIGCECGATLATFSCFKLFGPEGVGAVVGRADAVARIRSSMYSGGSQIQGAQALEVLRGLVFAPVMHAVQAGVTERLLLQLNQGAIAQVKQAIIANAQSRVLLVEFHQPIAEQVLANAQRLGALPYPVGAESKYEIPPLFYRLSGTFREANLGIERYAIRINPNRSGEETVLRILQESCEGVK; encoded by the coding sequence ATGAGAACCTTTCCGCTGGAAAGTTTGTCGCTGGTTGAAGCCCAACATAAGCAGTTCGCGCTAGTGGATGCTATCTGTCGCCATTTTCCTGGTGCTGATTTCCTGCGCGGCGGTGACTTTGGTCTGGCGTCGGGGCTGAATCAGCCCCGCGTCACGCAGCGCGTCGAAGCAGTGCTGGCTGATGTGTTCCATGCCGAGGCCGCCGTACTGGTGCAGGGGGCCGGGACCGGGGCGATTCGTGCGGCGATAGCGGCATTAGTGAAGCCCGGCGGTACGCTGTTAATCCATGATGCGCCGGTCTATCCGACGACCTCGGTGATTATTGAGCAGATGGGACTAAAGCCAATTCGCGTGGACTTTAACGATCTGGCGGCGCTCTCAGAGACGGTGGCTCAGCATCGACCCGATGCGGCGCTGGTGCAGCATACGCGCCAGTGCCCTGAAGATAGCTATCAGTTGGCAGAGGTGCTCTCTGTGCTTAATGAGCAGCATGTTCCGACACTGACCGACGATAACTACGCGGTGATGAAGGTGGCGAATATCGGCTGCGAATGCGGTGCGACGCTGGCGACATTTTCTTGCTTTAAGCTGTTTGGTCCCGAAGGCGTTGGTGCGGTGGTGGGTCGTGCTGACGCCGTTGCCCGCATCCGTTCCAGCATGTATTCCGGCGGCAGCCAGATTCAGGGGGCGCAGGCGCTGGAAGTACTGCGAGGACTGGTGTTCGCCCCGGTGATGCACGCAGTGCAGGCCGGGGTGACGGAACGTCTTCTGCTACAGCTGAATCAGGGGGCGATTGCGCAGGTGAAGCAGGCGATTATCGCTAACGCGCAGTCCAGGGTTCTGCTGGTCGAATTTCATCAACCGATTGCGGAACAAGTGTTGGCTAACGCGCAGCGGCTTGGCGCGCTGCCGTATCCGGTCGGTGCGGAATCAAAATATGAGATCCCGCCGCTTTTTTACCGCCTTTCAGGCACGTTTCGCGAGGCGAACCTCGGCATCGAGCGCTATGCAATTCGTATAAACCCGAATCGCAGCGGAGAAGAAACGGTGTTGAGGATATTGCAGGAAAGCTGTGAGGGCGTGAAGTAA
- a CDS encoding DUF2620 domain-containing protein, producing the protein MKKIGVAGLQRELIKKTIENTAPGCFEVFIYNDMEAAMKVKNGQLDYYIGACNTGAGAALSIAIAIIGFNKSCTIAKPGIKAKEDQIAKMVAEGRVAFGLSVEHIEHAIPLLINHLK; encoded by the coding sequence ATGAAAAAGATTGGTGTTGCTGGCTTACAGCGCGAGCTGATTAAAAAAACGATTGAAAATACGGCGCCGGGGTGTTTCGAGGTGTTCATCTACAACGACATGGAAGCGGCTATGAAGGTGAAAAACGGCCAGCTGGATTACTACATTGGCGCGTGTAACACCGGTGCTGGCGCGGCACTTTCCATTGCGATCGCCATTATCGGGTTCAACAAAAGTTGCACTATTGCTAAGCCGGGCATTAAGGCGAAAGAGGATCAGATTGCAAAAATGGTGGCGGAAGGAAGAGTCGCGTTTGGCCTTTCTGTTGAACATATTGAGCATGCGATCCCGTTACTGATCAACCATTTAAAATAA
- the gph gene encoding phosphoglycolate phosphatase, protein MDKLQTIRGVAFDLDGTLVDSAPGLTAAVDNALYALELPMAGEARVITWIGNGADVLMERALTWARQERATLRASQGKPSVDHDDIPQAEQLTVLRKLFDRYYAEVAEEGSFLFPAVADTLGALHAKGLPLALVTNKPTPFVAPILDALDIGKYFTVVIGGDDVKNKKPHPDPLLLVAKKLGLTPAELLFVGDSRNDIQAAKAAGCYSIGLTYGYNYGESISLSEPDYIFDQFNELLPAFGLPYSETQE, encoded by the coding sequence ATGGATAAGTTGCAAACCATTCGCGGCGTAGCGTTTGACCTTGACGGCACGCTGGTGGACAGCGCGCCGGGTCTGACTGCTGCCGTCGATAACGCACTTTATGCCCTGGAGCTGCCGATGGCCGGGGAAGCACGTGTCATCACCTGGATTGGCAACGGAGCTGATGTTCTGATGGAGCGTGCTCTGACCTGGGCTCGCCAGGAACGCGCAACGCTGCGCGCCTCGCAGGGCAAACCTTCTGTTGATCATGACGATATCCCCCAGGCTGAGCAGTTGACGGTTTTGCGTAAGCTGTTCGATCGCTACTATGCAGAAGTGGCCGAAGAGGGGAGCTTTTTGTTCCCGGCGGTTGCCGATACGCTCGGCGCGCTGCACGCAAAGGGCCTGCCGTTAGCGCTGGTAACCAACAAGCCAACGCCGTTTGTCGCGCCTATTCTGGATGCGCTGGACATCGGCAAATATTTTACCGTCGTGATTGGCGGTGATGATGTAAAAAACAAGAAACCACACCCGGATCCGCTGCTTCTGGTCGCGAAAAAACTGGGGCTGACGCCTGCTGAGCTGCTGTTCGTTGGTGACTCACGCAATGATATCCAGGCTGCGAAAGCCGCAGGCTGCTACTCAATCGGTCTGACATATGGCTACAACTATGGCGAGTCCATTTCGCTGAGTGAGCCGGATTATATCTTTGACCAATTTAATGAACTCTTGCCCGCTTTCGGGCTACCGTACAGTGAAACTCAGGAATAG
- the trpS gene encoding tryptophan--tRNA ligase, giving the protein MTKPIVFSGAQPSGELTIGNYMGALRQWVNMQDDYHCIYCIVDQHAITVRQDPQQLRKATLDTLALYLACGIDPKKSTIFVQSHVPEHAQLGWALNCYTYFGELSRMTQFKDKSSRYAENINAGLFDYPVLMAADILLYQTNQVPVGEDQKQHLELSRDIAQRFNAIYGDVFKVPEPFIPKSGARVMSLLEPTKKMSKSDDNRNNVIGLLEDPKSVVKKIKRAVTDSDEPPVVRYDIQDKAGVSNLLDILSGVTGQSIPELEQHFEGKMYGHLKGEVADAVSGMLTELQERYNRFRGDEAFLNQVMKEGAEKASARASVTLKAVYEAIGFVAKP; this is encoded by the coding sequence ATGACTAAGCCCATCGTTTTTAGTGGCGCACAGCCCTCAGGTGAATTGACCATTGGCAACTACATGGGTGCGCTGCGTCAATGGGTAAACATGCAGGACGATTACCACTGCATTTACTGCATCGTTGACCAGCATGCGATTACCGTCCGCCAGGATCCACAACAGCTGCGTAAGGCGACGCTGGATACGCTCGCGCTATACCTGGCCTGTGGTATTGACCCGAAGAAAAGCACCATTTTTGTTCAGTCCCACGTGCCAGAGCATGCGCAACTGGGCTGGGCGCTGAACTGCTACACCTATTTCGGCGAACTGAGCCGTATGACTCAGTTCAAAGACAAGTCATCACGCTACGCCGAAAACATTAACGCCGGCCTGTTTGACTACCCGGTGTTGATGGCTGCCGACATCCTGCTGTATCAGACCAATCAGGTTCCGGTCGGTGAAGACCAGAAACAGCATCTGGAACTGAGCCGCGATATTGCCCAGCGCTTCAACGCTATTTATGGCGATGTGTTTAAAGTCCCTGAGCCGTTTATTCCGAAATCTGGCGCACGCGTGATGTCGCTGCTGGAGCCGACCAAAAAGATGTCCAAGTCAGACGATAACCGTAACAACGTGATCGGCCTGCTGGAAGACCCGAAATCGGTAGTGAAGAAGATCAAACGTGCGGTGACTGATTCCGACGAGCCACCAGTTGTGCGCTACGACATCCAGGACAAAGCGGGTGTTTCCAACCTGCTGGATATCCTCTCTGGCGTGACGGGGCAGAGCATCCCTGAGCTGGAGCAGCACTTTGAAGGCAAAATGTACGGCCACCTGAAAGGCGAAGTCGCCGATGCGGTATCCGGTATGCTGACCGAACTGCAGGAACGCTATAACCGTTTTCGCGGCGATGAAGCTTTCCTGAATCAGGTGATGAAAGAGGGGGCGGAGAAAGCCAGCGCTCGCGCTTCTGTTACCCTGAAAGCGGTCTACGAAGCGATTGGTTTCGTCGCTAAGCCTTAA
- a CDS encoding YhfX family PLP-dependent enzyme — MFIKALQRQNPALIEAALRFWQQGRIAPDSWVIDVDQVLENGKLLLKTAQQYGISLYLMTKQIGRNPWLAEKLLALGYQGIVVVDYKEGRVMRRAGLPVSHQGHLVQIPSAQVAGAVEQGTEVITLFSLEKAREVSAAAEASGRTQAVMLKVYGESDFLYPGQESGFALAELENVVAHLQSLPGIELTGLTHFPCLLWDDEQEKILPTPNLRSLLAARDKLESLGVTVQQLNAPSATSCSSLPLLAEFGVTHAEPGHALTGTIPANQQGDQPERVAMLWLSEISHHFAGQSYCYGGGYYRRGHAKHALVFTPASENAQLTQLNAVDDSSIDYYLPLEGEFPIGSAAIFCFRTQIFVTRSDVVLVAGMQSGNPEIVARYDSLGNVLED, encoded by the coding sequence ATGTTTATTAAAGCATTACAACGGCAGAACCCGGCGCTGATTGAGGCGGCGCTCCGCTTCTGGCAGCAAGGGCGTATCGCCCCGGATAGCTGGGTTATTGATGTCGATCAGGTGCTGGAAAATGGCAAGCTGCTGCTGAAGACCGCGCAGCAATATGGAATCAGCCTGTACTTGATGACCAAGCAGATTGGTCGAAATCCGTGGCTGGCAGAAAAACTGTTGGCGCTGGGGTATCAGGGCATTGTTGTTGTGGATTACAAAGAGGGCCGGGTGATGCGCCGTGCCGGTTTGCCCGTTTCCCATCAGGGCCATCTGGTGCAGATTCCTTCCGCGCAGGTGGCGGGAGCGGTGGAGCAGGGCACCGAAGTGATCACCCTGTTCTCTCTGGAGAAAGCGCGTGAAGTCTCGGCGGCAGCGGAAGCAAGCGGTCGGACGCAGGCGGTCATGCTTAAGGTTTATGGCGAGAGCGATTTCCTCTATCCGGGACAGGAGAGCGGATTCGCGTTGGCTGAACTGGAAAACGTGGTGGCTCATCTTCAAAGCCTGCCGGGCATTGAACTGACCGGGCTCACCCACTTCCCTTGCCTGCTGTGGGATGACGAACAGGAAAAAATTCTGCCCACGCCGAATTTGCGCTCTCTACTCGCCGCGAGAGACAAGCTCGAAAGTCTCGGCGTGACGGTTCAGCAACTGAATGCGCCTTCGGCAACCAGTTGCAGTTCTCTGCCGCTACTGGCGGAGTTTGGCGTCACCCACGCTGAGCCGGGGCATGCGCTGACCGGTACCATCCCCGCCAACCAGCAGGGAGATCAACCGGAGCGTGTTGCCATGCTGTGGCTGAGTGAAATTTCCCACCATTTTGCTGGGCAAAGCTATTGCTACGGCGGCGGCTATTATCGGCGTGGTCATGCTAAGCATGCGCTGGTATTCACTCCGGCCAGCGAAAACGCCCAACTGACGCAGCTTAACGCGGTAGATGACAGCAGCATTGATTACTACCTGCCGCTGGAAGGTGAGTTCCCGATCGGCAGCGCAGCAATCTTCTGTTTCCGCACACAGATTTTCGTTACCCGTAGCGACGTGGTGTTGGTTGCGGGTATGCAAAGCGGTAACCCTGAAATCGTTGCTCGCTACGACAGCCTTGGCAACGTACTGGAGGACTAA
- a CDS encoding phosphotriesterase-related protein has product MMIDSSGYTYAHEHLHIDLSGFKGNIDCRLDQYELIRNEMRDLMHLGVRNIVEMTNRYMGRNPSFMLDLMRDTGINVIACTGYYQHAFFPEHVATRSAQELAQEMIDEIEIGIDGTPLKAGIIAEIGSSEGVITDLEAKVFSAAALAHNATGRPISTHTSFSTMGLEQLALLKQHGVDLSRVVIGHCDLKDNLDDILRMIDLGAYVQFDTIGKNNYYPDAKRIAMLLALRERGRLDHVMLSMDITRRSHLKANGGNGYDYLLTTFVPQLYQAGFSQADVDLMLRTNPTQFFL; this is encoded by the coding sequence ATGATGATTGATAGCTCTGGTTATACCTATGCACATGAGCATTTGCACATCGATTTGTCCGGCTTTAAAGGCAACATCGATTGCCGCTTGGATCAATACGAACTGATTCGTAACGAGATGCGCGATTTAATGCACCTCGGCGTGCGCAATATTGTTGAGATGACCAATCGCTACATGGGGCGCAACCCGTCCTTTATGTTGGATCTGATGCGCGATACCGGCATCAACGTGATTGCCTGCACCGGCTATTATCAGCACGCTTTCTTTCCTGAGCACGTTGCTACCCGTTCAGCACAGGAACTGGCGCAGGAGATGATCGATGAGATCGAAATTGGTATTGACGGTACGCCGCTCAAAGCCGGGATTATTGCCGAAATCGGCTCCAGTGAAGGGGTCATTACCGATCTGGAGGCCAAAGTGTTTAGCGCCGCGGCGCTGGCGCATAACGCGACCGGACGACCTATCTCAACGCACACCTCGTTCAGCACCATGGGGCTGGAACAGCTTGCACTGCTGAAACAGCACGGCGTCGATCTCTCCCGCGTGGTTATTGGCCATTGCGACCTGAAAGATAACCTTGATGATATTTTGCGCATGATCGATCTCGGTGCTTACGTTCAGTTCGACACAATTGGCAAAAACAATTATTACCCCGACGCAAAACGCATCGCTATGCTGCTCGCCCTGCGTGAAAGGGGGCGTTTGGATCACGTCATGCTGTCGATGGATATCACCCGCCGTTCCCACTTAAAGGCCAATGGTGGCAACGGTTACGACTATCTGTTGACTACCTTTGTCCCTCAGCTTTACCAGGCCGGTTTCAGCCAGGCCGATGTGGATCTGATGTTACGTACTAACCCTACTCAATTTTTCCTGTAA